In Quercus robur chromosome 11, dhQueRobu3.1, whole genome shotgun sequence, the following proteins share a genomic window:
- the LOC126705912 gene encoding heavy metal-associated isoprenylated plant protein 45-like isoform X2: protein MEVVELKVRLHCKACKKSVRKALCRIKGVTCVEIDVVMSKITVLGYIDRKVVVKAVRRTGRRAELWPSSSSCRQEEPRLAGRFGCINIPRWGF, encoded by the exons ATGGAG GTTGTTGAGTTAAAGGTACGCTTACACTGCAAGGCATGTAAGAAATCAGTTCGCAAAGCTTTGTGCAGGATCAAAG GGGTAACGTGTGTGGAAATTGATGTAGTAATGAGCAAGATCACGGTGTTAGGCTACATTGATCGCAAAGTAGTTGTAAAAGCCGTGCGGAGGACTGGAAGAAGAGCAGAGTTGTggccatcatcatcatcgtgtCGCCAAGAGGAGCCTAGACTGGCTGGACGTTTTGGGTGCATTAATATCCCTAGATGGGGTTTTTGA
- the LOC126705912 gene encoding heavy metal-associated isoprenylated plant protein 45-like isoform X1, producing the protein MLQVVELKVRLHCKACKKSVRKALCRIKGVTCVEIDVVMSKITVLGYIDRKVVVKAVRRTGRRAELWPSSSSCRQEEPRLAGRFGCINIPRWGF; encoded by the exons ATGTTACAGGTTGTTGAGTTAAAGGTACGCTTACACTGCAAGGCATGTAAGAAATCAGTTCGCAAAGCTTTGTGCAGGATCAAAG GGGTAACGTGTGTGGAAATTGATGTAGTAATGAGCAAGATCACGGTGTTAGGCTACATTGATCGCAAAGTAGTTGTAAAAGCCGTGCGGAGGACTGGAAGAAGAGCAGAGTTGTggccatcatcatcatcgtgtCGCCAAGAGGAGCCTAGACTGGCTGGACGTTTTGGGTGCATTAATATCCCTAGATGGGGTTTTTGA
- the LOC126706762 gene encoding pentatricopeptide repeat-containing protein At4g31070, mitochondrial gives MISTWPRFGSSIMHPLIRRFSSTVDPTLSIPAIHCKIRDYVSEGLYNETLELYKEVLHPLGLHATTSIFIPSIIKACSHAQSYHFGLQLHCMALKTGSDSEAIISNSLVSMYAKFSIAEAARQVFDTMPHRDTISWNSMINCYLQNGYCVNALEMFKEMYLCGFAPKPELIAAIVSACARKGEFRLGRQIHGLVIVDGIKESVFLSTALVDLYLRCHDSLVALRVFEGMENKNEVSWTAMISGCTANQNYDMAINCFQAMQVSGVKPNRVTLLTVLPAFAELGYIEHGKEIHGYAFRHGFDADHHFSAALIHMYCKCQETLHSAETIFEKSIIKDVVMWSLIIGSYAQSRNSGKAMNLFSQMQMQGIEPNSVTLLAILSVCTSLSSLKHGFGVHGYILKSGLNFDIFIGNALINMYAKCGCLMASHQIFKEMPTRDCTSWSTLISGYGLHGCGEEALQLFHEMQDKGMKPDSMTFLALLSTCNHTGLVEEGRKIFDCVMKDDKIPLTVEHYACFIDLLGRSGKLDNACEVVRAMPMKPSTKIWSSLVSACKVHGRLEIAEKLALWLIESEPRNAANYTMLSMVYAEAGNWPGVEEVRRLTRVQGLKKCYAFSRIELEYKSFSSSRNNQQL, from the coding sequence ATGATTTCAACATGGCCAAGATTTGGATCATCTATTATGCATCCTTTGATCAGACGATTCTCTTCAACTGTAGACCCCACACTATCAATTCCAGCCATTCACTGTAAAATTAGAGACTACGTTTCCGAAGGACTTTATAACGAAACACTTGAACTTTACAAAGAAGTGCTCCATCCATTGGGTCTCCATGCAACCACCTCCATTTTTATTCCTTCCATCATCAAGGCATGCTCTCATGCTCAGTCCTACCATTTTGGACTCCAGCTTCACTGCATGGCCCTCAAGACAGGCTCTGATTCAGAGGCAATTATATCCAATTCTCTCGTTTCTATGTATGCTAAATTTTCCATTGCTGAAGCTGCACGTCAAGTGTTTGATACAATGCCTCATAGAGACACCATCTCATGGAATTCCATGATAAATTGCTATTTACAAAATGGGTATTGCGTAAACGCTTTAGAAATGTTTAAGGAGATGTATTTGTGTGGTTTTGCACCAAAGCCCGAGTTAATTGCCGCCATAGTGTCAGCTTGTGCAAGGAAAGGAGAGTTTAGACTAGGGAGACAGATTCATGGGCTTGTTATTGTTGATGGAATCAAGGAGTCGGTGTTTTTGTCAACGGCTTTGGTTGATTTGTACTTGAGATGTCATGACTCATTGGTAGCTTTACGTGTCTTTGAAggaatggaaaataaaaatgaagtttCATGGACTGCTATGATTTCTGGCTGCACAGCTAATCAAAATTATGATATGGCAATCAATTGCTTTCAAGCAATGCAGGTTTCCGGGGTTAAACCCAATCGAGTAACATTACTTACGGTGTTACCAGCTTTTGCAGAATTGGGCTATATTGAGCATGGCAAAGAGATTCATGGGTATGCTTTTCGTCATGGATTTGATGCAGATCATCATTTTTCAGCTGCTCTCATACATATGTATTGTAAATGCCAGGAAACTTTGCATTCTGCTGAGACCATTTTTGAGAAGTCAATTATTAAAGATGTTGTGATGTGGAGTTTGATTATTGGGAGCTACGCTCAAAGTAGGAATAGCGGCAAAGCAATGAATCTTTTTAGCCAGATGCAGATGCAGGGAATTGAGCCTAACTCTGTAACTCTATTGGCCATACTTTCTGTCTGCACCAGTTTATCTTCACTAAAGCATGGATTTGGAGTCCATGGCTATATCCTGAAATCTGGCTTGAACTTTGACATTTTCATTGGGAATGCACTTATAAATATGTATGCAAAGTGTGGCTGTCTCATGGCTTCCCatcaaatttttaaagaaatgcCAACCAGAGATTGCACTTCATGGAGCACATTAATCAGTGGTTATGGTCTTCATGGTTGTGGTGAAGAAGCTTTGCAACTCTTCCATGAGATGCAAGACAAAGGGATGAAGCCAGATTCAATGACTTTCCTCGCTCTATTATCCACTTGCAACCATACTGGCCTTGTCGAAGAGGGACGAAAGATCTTTGATTGTGTAATGAAAGATGATAAAATTCCCTTAACTGTAGAACATTATGCATGCTTTATCGACCTCCTTGGAAGGTCAGGGAAGCTTGACAATGCTTGTGAGGTTGTAAGAGCAATGCCCATGAAACctagtacaaaaatttggagcTCCTTGGTATCTGCTTGTAAGGTTCATGGAAGATTGGAAATTGCTGAAAAGTTAGCACTTTGGCTTATCGAATCAGAACCTCGTAACGCTGCCAATTATACCATGTTGAGTATGGTTTATGCTGAAGCTGGTAATTGGCCTGGGGTGGAAGAGGTGAGGAGACTCACAAGGGTACAAGGCTTGAAGAAATGTTATGCATTCAGCCGAATTGAGCTGGAGTATAAGAGCTTCTCAAGTAGTAGAAACAATCAGCAACTGTAA
- the LOC126706656 gene encoding uncharacterized protein LOC126706656 produces the protein MKQVVGMVVSNKMQKSVVVAVDRLFHHKLYNRYVKRTSKFMAHDEHDQCNIGDRVRLDPSRPLSKNKRWVVAEILKKARIYQPPSPPSKTATQTPSST, from the exons ATGAAGCAAGTGGTGGGAATGGTGGTATCGAACAAGATGCAGAAGTCAGTAGTGGTGGCAGTGGACAGACTGTTCCACCACAAGCTCTACAATCGCTACGTCAAGCGCACCTCGAAGTTCATGGCCCACGACGAGCACGACCAGTGCAACATCGGCGACCGC GTTCGATTGGACCCATCAAGGCCACTGAGCAAGAATAAGCGTTGGGTTGTTGCTGAAATCCTTAAGAAAGCTCGAATTTATCAACCGCCTTCACCGCCTTCCAAAACCGCCACTCAAACACCCTCTTCCACCTAA
- the LOC126705749 gene encoding chloroplast envelope membrane protein produces MFLMSNSIVLCQNLIFTNQEVLRRNSSSFSAQLGGKRRWVSGFVPNAKNNSRHTRKRTWWQKFFFDEDGNWFGLKDDDMVEDQLEVSSDEELSQGDKFEEWKRRAEAIVELREAQEDMMNEESRRWEDWLVDGNNHVSDSSWSQDWDSGVGNSREDVQADPSEMIPEKGFIESVRDLVIGEEDDDMLYEDRVFRFASLNSAKFLAVLIIIPWALDFLVHDYVLMPFLDRYVKTVPLAAQIFDVRRNQKLEMVKELKMDKARYRLEVEIGKSPSLSDEEVWWELRHRALELRDEWRLENRRAFANIWSDMVFGISLFILLYFNQTKVALLKFTGYKLLNNISDTGKALLIILITDIFLGYHSESGWQTLLEIIVEHYGLQVDQSTITIFICLVPVIIDACVKLWMFKFLPRLSPKVANIFREMKRH; encoded by the exons ATGTTCTTAATGAGCAACTCAATTGTGTTATGCCAAAACTTAATCTTTACTAACCAAGAAGTATTGCGTCGCAATTCATCAAGTTTTTCTGCTCAATTGGGTGGGAAACGGAGGTGGGTTAGTGGGTTTGTTCCGAATGCTAAGAATAATAGCCGTCATACGAGGAAAAGGACTTGGTGGCAGAAGTTCTTTTTCGATGAAGATGGCAATTGGTTTGGTTTGAAGGATGATGACATGGTTGAGGACCAATTGGAGGTCTCTAGTGATGAAGAGTTGTCACAAGGAGACAAGTTTGAGGAGTGGAAGAGGAGGGCCGAGGCGATTGTAGAGTTAAGGGAAGCACAAGAGGATATGATGAATGAGGAGAGCCGGAGGTGGGAGGATTGGCTTGTGGATGGGAATAACCATGTTAGTGATTCTTCATGGAGTCAAGATTGGGATAGTGGAGTTGGGAATTCAAGGGAAGATGTGCAGGCTGATCCTAGTGAGATGATTCCTGAGAAGGGTTTTATTGAGTCTGTCAGGGATTTGGTTATTGGggaggaagatgatgatatgTTATATGAAGACCGAGTTTTCCGGTTTGCATCACTGAATTCG GCTAAATTCCTGGCGGTGTTGATAATTATACCCTGGGCCCTAGATTTTTTGGTACATGACTATGTTCTCATGCCTTTTTTGGACAG ATATGTGAAGACTGTCCCACTTGCAGCACAAATTTTTGATGTGAGAAGAAATCAAAAGCTTGAAATGGTAAAAGAATTAAAGATGGACAAAGCTAGATACCGGCTTGAGGTAGAGATCGGAAAATCACCATCTCTTTCTGATGAGGAAGTTTGGTGGGAGTTACGGCATAGAGC ATTAGAGTTGAGAGATGAGTGGAGGTTAGAGAATCGTAGAGCATTTGCCAACATATGGTCAGATATGGTATTTGGGATCTCATTGTTCATTCTTTTATACTTCAATCAGACTAAA GTAGCTTTGCTGAAATTCACAGGTTACAaactattaaataatatttcagATACTGGGAAGGCACTCTTAATTATACTTATCACAGATATTTTTTTAGG GTATCATTCTGAATCTGGATGGCAGACTTTGTTAGAGATAATAGTTGAGCACTATGGCCTTCAGGTTGATCAGTCTACTATAACCATATTTATCTGCCTAGTTCCAGTTATCATTGATGCGTGTGTGAAACTTTGG ATGTTTAAATTCCTTCCAAGATTATCCCCTAAGGTGGCCAATATATTCCGGGAAATGAAGCGTCActag